From a region of the SAR202 cluster bacterium genome:
- a CDS encoding 5'-methylthioadenosine nucleosidase — MLKEKNLDLLVVALKDEFVHPDKPDNLEIIYTGVGKVNASFALTKAIYEYKPSRVFNFGTAGAISDNLHGLITVTGFIERDMDATGHDMGFELGQTPFEDEIIIGHQGIICGTGDSFVTSIPSVKCDLVDMEGYALAKICKYMNIPFQCYKFISDKADNTASEDWQKSVNDGQSLFLDKLNEIL; from the coding sequence ATGCTAAAGGAGAAGAATTTGGATTTATTGGTAGTTGCCTTAAAAGATGAATTTGTTCACCCAGATAAGCCTGATAATTTGGAAATTATTTATACTGGAGTTGGTAAGGTTAATGCTTCTTTTGCATTAACTAAAGCCATATATGAATATAAGCCCAGTAGAGTTTTTAATTTTGGTACTGCAGGTGCTATATCTGATAATTTACATGGTTTGATAACCGTAACTGGATTTATTGAAAGAGATATGGATGCTACAGGACATGATATGGGGTTTGAGTTAGGGCAAACACCATTTGAGGACGAAATTATAATAGGGCATCAAGGAATTATTTGTGGTACTGGGGACTCTTTTGTAACTTCTATACCTTCAGTAAAATGTGATTTAGTAGATATGGAAGGTTATGCTTTAGCTAAAATTTGTAAATATATGAACATTCCATTTCAATGTTATAAATTTATATCTGATAAAGCTGATAATACTGCTTCTGAAGACTGGCAAAAATCTGTTAATGATGGTCAATCGTTATTTCTTGATAAATTAAATGAAATCCTGTAA
- a CDS encoding DUF4395 domain-containing protein, with protein MRGLFSFPHPVNEYAARLVAGMVIILILIILFTNQNVLLWVLLYGFLARVLTGPTLSPMGLLATKIIIPILGEPNKPVAGPPKRFAQLIGFTLSLLAVIAEFVLSSTITAYFIISVIGIFAALESILGFCAGCYVFAILMKYGFIPESTCEKCNNINI; from the coding sequence ATGAGAGGTCTATTTAGTTTTCCACATCCTGTTAATGAATATGCCGCGCGCCTTGTTGCAGGTATGGTTATTATATTAATATTAATAATCTTATTTACTAATCAAAATGTACTTCTTTGGGTACTACTCTATGGATTCTTAGCTCGAGTTTTAACAGGTCCAACATTAAGCCCCATGGGTTTATTAGCAACAAAAATAATAATTCCTATTTTGGGTGAACCAAATAAACCTGTTGCTGGCCCACCAAAAAGATTTGCGCAACTTATTGGATTCACACTTAGCTTATTAGCTGTTATTGCAGAATTTGTTTTATCTTCAACAATTACTGCTTATTTCATAATTTCGGTTATAGGAATTTTTGCTGCTCTGGAATCAATACTTGGATTCTGTGCTGGTTGTTATGTTTTTGCAATTTTAATGAAATATGGATTCATACCTGAATCAACTTGCGAAAAATGTAATAATATCAACATCTAG
- the lepB gene encoding signal peptidase I yields the protein MYQRILKQLLTIKNIKELLRTVLYALILLALLQILVSNYEVEGPSMEPNLIQSERIFVNRLIYYRIDLNNLSRFLPYYQSEGHKSLFSKPERGDIIIFKYPPDPNKMFVKRVIGIPGDVVEIVNGNVYLNNEKLTEKYLTNSYSGKSIGPTTIENGFFFVLGDNRAESNDSRNGWLVPYDSIIGKAWILYWPINKLSLI from the coding sequence ATTTATCAAAGAATATTAAAACAATTGCTGACCATAAAAAACATTAAAGAATTACTAAGAACGGTTTTATATGCTTTAATTTTACTTGCTCTACTACAAATCTTAGTTAGTAATTATGAAGTAGAAGGTCCTAGTATGGAACCTAATCTAATTCAATCAGAACGAATTTTTGTTAACCGCTTGATATATTATAGAATCGATCTGAATAACTTATCTAGATTTCTCCCATATTATCAATCTGAAGGACACAAATCCTTATTTAGTAAACCCGAAAGAGGAGATATAATAATATTTAAATATCCTCCAGATCCAAATAAAATGTTTGTTAAACGTGTTATTGGTATACCAGGAGATGTTGTGGAAATAGTTAACGGCAATGTCTATCTGAACAATGAAAAATTAACAGAAAAATATCTAACAAATAGTTATTCAGGTAAATCAATTGGCCCTACAACGATAGAAAATGGCTTCTTCTTTGTACTTGGGGACAATCGAGCTGAAAGTAACGACTCTAGAAACGGATGGTTAGTCCCATATGACAGTATTATAGGCAAAGCATGGATACTGTATTGGCCTATCAATAAATTAAGTCTTATATAA
- the xth gene encoding exodeoxyribonuclease III, which produces MEKLKLYSWNVNGIRASIKKGIVEWINKEQPDIFCTQETKAQFHQLPDSITNINGYTSYWNSAERPGYSGVSIHTKPKPKSHENGMGTEEFDHEGRTLMMKFQNFTLYNVYFPNGQSKVERLKYKLDFYDEFLKIILKKKEDGEKVVICGDFNTAHHEIDLARPKENINNSGFLPIERAWLDQLENSGFIDCFRELNQESGNYTFWDTKTRARDRNIGWRIDYFFIDEQLKQNLMSAEIMNNVMGSDHCPIAIELIFD; this is translated from the coding sequence ATGGAAAAGTTAAAACTTTATAGCTGGAACGTAAATGGAATCCGAGCAAGTATAAAAAAAGGAATTGTTGAATGGATTAATAAAGAACAACCAGACATATTTTGCACTCAAGAAACTAAAGCTCAATTTCATCAATTGCCTGATTCTATTACTAATATTAATGGTTATACTTCATATTGGAATAGTGCTGAAAGGCCAGGATATAGTGGAGTGAGTATCCACACGAAACCTAAACCAAAAAGCCATGAAAACGGTATGGGGACTGAAGAATTCGACCACGAAGGAAGAACTCTTATGATGAAATTTCAAAATTTCACTTTATACAACGTCTATTTCCCTAACGGGCAATCAAAAGTAGAGCGTTTGAAATATAAATTAGATTTTTATGATGAATTTCTAAAAATAATATTGAAGAAAAAAGAAGATGGAGAAAAAGTCGTGATCTGCGGCGATTTTAATACTGCTCATCATGAAATTGATTTAGCTAGACCAAAAGAAAATATCAATAACTCTGGCTTTTTACCGATTGAGCGTGCATGGTTGGATCAGCTCGAAAATTCAGGATTTATAGATTGTTTTAGAGAGTTAAATCAAGAATCTGGGAATTACACTTTCTGGGATACTAAAACCAGAGCACGAGATCGAAATATTGGTTGGCGAATAGACTATTTTTTTATAGATGAACAACTAAAACAGAATCTAATGAGTGCTGAAATAATGAATAATGTTATGGGATCAGATCACTGTCCAATTGCTATTGAATTAATTTTTGATTAA
- the pdxA gene encoding 4-hydroxythreonine-4-phosphate dehydrogenase PdxA yields MSIKNIVGITMGDPCGIGPEIILKALKSSYINSLNEFLVIGSYYSMSTVNQKLSINMPIKKITQFEEFDPEETSMIQILDPDNINTKYIQPGVLSKEAGKACMEWVEIAAHLCLENKIQGMATAPVNKEAASLAGYIQIGHMELLQSITKSPEVATMLITKNLRVVHLTTHKSVQIACDFVTKENVYNMIKLTNTNFINWGFKTPRIGVAALNPHGSDGGLLGREENEEINPAIAKAKQDNINVEGPIPADIIFNQAIEDKFDAVICMYHDQGHIPVKVYGFEESITVNLGLPLIRTSVDHGTAFDIAWQGIADNTSMVEAIKLAQNLISGSNLGN; encoded by the coding sequence GTGTCAATTAAAAATATTGTAGGCATCACTATGGGAGATCCCTGTGGTATAGGTCCAGAAATCATTTTAAAAGCTTTAAAATCTTCTTATATTAATTCTTTGAATGAATTTTTGGTTATTGGTAGTTATTATTCTATGTCAACTGTTAATCAAAAACTCTCAATTAATATGCCTATTAAAAAAATCACTCAATTTGAGGAATTTGACCCTGAAGAAACTTCCATGATCCAGATTCTAGACCCCGATAATATTAATACAAAATATATTCAACCTGGTGTTTTATCAAAAGAAGCAGGGAAGGCATGTATGGAATGGGTAGAAATCGCTGCACATTTATGTCTTGAAAATAAAATACAAGGAATGGCCACAGCACCTGTAAACAAAGAGGCAGCTTCTCTGGCAGGATATATTCAAATCGGACACATGGAATTATTGCAATCGATTACAAAGAGTCCTGAAGTTGCAACAATGTTAATTACTAAAAACTTAAGAGTAGTACATTTAACAACTCATAAATCAGTGCAAATCGCATGCGATTTCGTAACTAAAGAAAATGTCTATAATATGATTAAACTAACAAATACTAATTTTATCAATTGGGGTTTTAAAACCCCAAGAATTGGTGTTGCAGCATTGAATCCTCACGGTTCAGATGGAGGATTATTAGGAAGAGAAGAAAATGAAGAAATCAACCCAGCAATTGCAAAAGCAAAACAAGATAATATCAATGTCGAAGGCCCTATACCTGCTGATATTATTTTTAACCAAGCAATTGAAGATAAATTTGATGCAGTAATTTGCATGTATCATGACCAAGGCCATATTCCTGTAAAAGTTTATGGTTTTGAAGAAAGCATAACCGTTAATTTAGGTCTTCCGTTAATTAGAACATCTGTCGACCATGGAACAGCTTTTGATATTGCGTGGCAAGGTATTGCTGATAACACTAGCATGGTTGAAGCTATTAAATTGGCTCAAAATCTAATTTCTGGTTCGAATTTAGGAAATTAA
- a CDS encoding adenosylcobalamin-dependent ribonucleoside-diphosphate reductase, giving the protein MTTSKIDPQLSDNALTILKVRYLIGDETPKGMFERVASAVASAEETGDEKQFWENEFYNLMAKTVFIPNSPTLFNAGTGQGTLSACFVLPVEDTMQSIMEAATSSAMIQKYGGGLGYSFSKLRPRGNPIKTTQGKACGSIAVLNMLSSLSDMITQGGKRHGANMGILGISHPEIKDFIHMKDDDKTAQNFNISIAITDDFMKAVENDEDWDLVVPQDSEAKDAGTIIETVKARELWQDIISSAWKTGDPGLYFIDEANRTNPTPHIGNLDSTNPCGEVPLLANEACNLGSIDLGKFIKTDENGNTSFDFQELESVSRTAARFLDDVVTINQFPTTKVKEAVDLTRKTGLGVMGWHDCLIRLGIDYDSEEALTLGSDVMQCINEAARDVSINLAKDRGAYPGWQVTDMDPNPIRNATRTCIAPTGTISAIAGASSGIEPIFALAFVKNVLDGRTLTEVNVDFERVAKERGFYSEELMAEVAKTGSCQNIDGIPDDVKKVFKVANEIPVDTHVRMQAAFQKHTDLAVSKTINMANSATEEDVERAYWLAYWNKCKGITIYRDGSKSMQVLEVQKDKSNEEETTEITTSGGLTPKQRPQTMRGITEKIHTGSGNTYITLNFDEDGLPFEVFATLGKAGSIDSANLEAVSRLVSLALRSGIAMESVIDELQGITCNPVWDQGVLVRSVPDALAHVLRKYTSDTPNIPESNLESAVEQLGLPLKAIANSETPASVTPIPVEAVGFSCPECSSPVTFQEGCVMCHYCAWTQCGG; this is encoded by the coding sequence ATGACAACATCTAAAATTGACCCTCAACTTTCGGATAATGCGCTTACTATATTGAAAGTGCGCTACCTAATAGGAGATGAAACGCCAAAAGGTATGTTTGAACGTGTGGCGAGTGCGGTTGCTTCAGCAGAAGAAACAGGGGATGAAAAACAATTTTGGGAAAATGAATTTTACAACTTAATGGCAAAGACTGTATTTATTCCTAATTCTCCAACACTTTTTAATGCAGGAACAGGACAAGGAACACTATCTGCATGCTTTGTTTTACCAGTTGAAGATACTATGCAGAGTATTATGGAAGCAGCTACATCTTCTGCCATGATTCAAAAATATGGAGGAGGTCTAGGTTATTCCTTTAGTAAGTTACGACCAAGAGGAAACCCAATCAAAACCACACAGGGTAAAGCGTGCGGATCTATAGCTGTGCTAAATATGTTAAGCTCCTTATCCGACATGATCACACAGGGTGGTAAACGACACGGCGCCAACATGGGTATTTTAGGAATATCTCATCCTGAAATAAAAGACTTCATCCACATGAAAGATGATGATAAAACTGCTCAAAACTTTAATATATCAATTGCAATAACTGATGATTTCATGAAAGCAGTAGAAAATGATGAAGACTGGGATCTAGTTGTTCCGCAAGATAGTGAAGCAAAAGATGCTGGTACTATTATCGAAACTGTCAAAGCCAGAGAACTTTGGCAAGATATAATCTCTTCCGCATGGAAAACAGGTGATCCAGGCTTATATTTCATTGACGAAGCAAATCGTACAAATCCTACACCCCACATCGGTAATCTTGACAGCACAAATCCTTGCGGAGAAGTTCCTTTACTTGCAAATGAAGCATGCAATCTTGGGTCAATCGATTTAGGTAAATTCATAAAAACTGATGAAAATGGTAATACTTCTTTTGATTTCCAAGAACTTGAATCTGTATCAAGAACAGCAGCTAGATTTTTAGATGATGTTGTTACAATCAATCAATTCCCTACAACCAAAGTTAAAGAAGCAGTTGATCTTACCAGAAAAACTGGCCTTGGAGTTATGGGTTGGCACGATTGTTTAATAAGATTAGGAATTGATTATGATTCCGAAGAAGCATTAACGTTAGGTTCTGATGTTATGCAATGCATTAATGAAGCTGCTAGAGATGTTTCAATTAACCTTGCAAAAGATAGAGGAGCATATCCTGGATGGCAGGTTACAGATATGGACCCCAATCCTATTAGAAATGCAACTCGAACTTGTATAGCTCCAACAGGTACAATCAGTGCTATTGCTGGTGCTAGCAGTGGAATTGAACCCATATTTGCACTTGCCTTCGTAAAGAATGTATTGGACGGAAGAACACTTACAGAAGTAAATGTTGATTTTGAACGAGTAGCTAAAGAAAGAGGATTCTATTCTGAAGAACTTATGGCAGAAGTAGCTAAAACAGGGTCTTGCCAAAATATTGATGGAATTCCAGATGACGTTAAAAAAGTGTTCAAAGTTGCTAATGAAATACCTGTTGACACTCATGTAAGAATGCAGGCAGCTTTCCAAAAGCACACTGACTTAGCTGTAAGTAAAACTATAAATATGGCAAACTCAGCAACTGAAGAAGACGTTGAAAGAGCTTATTGGTTAGCATACTGGAACAAATGTAAAGGTATTACAATTTACAGAGACGGCTCTAAATCCATGCAAGTACTGGAAGTGCAAAAAGATAAATCAAATGAGGAAGAAACTACTGAAATTACAACATCTGGTGGATTAACACCTAAGCAACGTCCGCAGACTATGCGTGGAATCACTGAAAAAATACACACAGGAAGTGGTAATACATATATAACCCTTAACTTCGACGAAGACGGTTTGCCTTTCGAAGTGTTTGCAACATTAGGTAAAGCAGGAAGTATTGATTCTGCAAATTTAGAAGCTGTTAGCAGATTAGTCTCATTAGCACTAAGATCAGGAATAGCCATGGAATCAGTTATAGACGAATTACAAGGAATAACATGTAACCCTGTTTGGGACCAAGGTGTATTGGTCCGCTCTGTCCCTGACGCTTTAGCTCATGTATTAAGAAAATACACCTCTGATACACCAAATATACCAGAGTCAAATTTAGAATCAGCAGTAGAACAATTAGGACTACCATTAAAGGCTATAGCTAATTCAGAAACTCCAGCTAGCGTCACCCCAATACCCGTAGAAGCTGTTGGGTTTTCTTGCCCAGAATGTAGTTCTCCAGTTACTTTTCAGGAAGGATGTGTAATGTGCCATTACTGTGCATGGACACAGTGTGGAGGGTAA
- the nrdR gene encoding transcriptional repressor NrdR, whose translation MLCPHCGHGESKVIDSRDSKTATRRRRECSLCALRYTTYEQVQSNVIAIVKRDGRREDFNKEKLMYSLKLACTKRPLPTGTLDKIVSEVESNIFKRGRSEIGSKIIGEIVVKKLKEVDRVAYIRYASVYKDFPDLETFKEELESAITDSFEEESDDNLQPTLFEFRNKDNK comes from the coding sequence ATGCTTTGTCCTCACTGCGGACATGGAGAATCGAAAGTAATAGATTCGAGAGACTCAAAAACAGCTACTCGACGTAGAAGAGAATGTTCTTTGTGCGCCCTCAGATATACTACATACGAACAAGTTCAGTCCAACGTAATAGCAATAGTAAAAAGAGATGGTAGAAGAGAAGACTTTAATAAAGAAAAACTCATGTACAGTCTAAAACTAGCATGCACAAAACGACCTCTACCTACAGGGACTTTGGATAAAATTGTATCAGAAGTTGAATCAAATATATTTAAGCGAGGAAGAAGTGAAATAGGTAGTAAAATTATTGGAGAGATTGTTGTAAAGAAATTGAAAGAAGTAGACAGGGTGGCATACATAAGATACGCAAGTGTTTATAAAGATTTCCCTGACCTTGAAACATTTAAGGAAGAACTTGAATCTGCTATCACAGATAGTTTTGAGGAAGAATCAGATGATAATTTGCAACCAACACTATTTGAGTTTAGAAATAAAGATAACAAGTAA